tTGAATGTTAATTATGTCAAGTATTATGAAATTTTGTAACGTAATCGTAATATAAGGTGTCATAATATATACATTCAGAGAGAACGTAAGATTCATCTTTTTTTACGTTCCCATATCTTGTCGATGAATACAATATACAGGAACAAAGTAGTGTGATTAGCGATGGAATATGTCTCAAATTCTATGAGTTTATATTGTAAAACAAAAGCGATACGTATAAGGAGTCGAATTTTCATAGAATATTgaacataaatattaatatgtttTTGTGGACGTTTCAGttctattaaatttcttttaggAAATACAATAGTCTGTATTGTAAGTCACAATtttttgtacatatatgtataatcCGATCTTTCTttagtatttaattttattcatcaTGATATAGaatcattaattatttttcctatAATATAGATGTTTCCATGATTAATTAagtttgtaattaaaataataaagaattttctttatcaccACTAATTATGACAGTATGATAATAGTTTATTTAaggtttataaatattattaggaGAATTAGGAGCGATGGTTATTTTGAgacaatatatttatttcttattaataTGGAGTTTTCAACAATAACAGTGTAATAGTAGGCGTAACAAGAGAGACGAGGTAGGTTACGAGAACCTAACCTAATACCGTACGCCAACAAGTTACCGCGATAACATAATATTTATGATCGTTACGGCTATAGATGTTTTTCTACTTTATGACCTAAACCAGTTCTTATTTCAATAAAGTTGCAATCAGACACGGATTCTGCAACCTTAATGTAATTTGAGTACTAATGgactttgaatattattatctcTCAAATTAAAAGCACAGTAACTGTGTGATATCAAATCAAATTTACTTATACTAATAAAAATCAGTAAGTACAATATGAAATTCCAATGATAGTATAATTTCGAATATCTTAATCGACGAGCCTTGAGCATTGCATCCTATGCAATTCAAAATTGTATGAGTTGATTATTatgttgtacaaagtttcgcaaCAGTGATCATTGACAATTACATTTCACAAATATTAAGAATCTCTATATGAATTAATCAAAAAGTTAGTTTATATGCATAGAATTCAATGATTAAGTTCTTCCAATTTTAAATTGCCATTATTGTTCATGTTTTTGTTTCAAATCTATTTTAATTCGTATTACAGTCCTTACGATTTAAAAATGTCATGTCAAGTgatgaattaaaataatttattgtaaACTTAAACAAcaagacaattttttttaattgaaataattctttACAAAGActttaattttttcacaatttacaTATACGCAATATCTGATTTTGTTGATAAAttttaaaagtttaaaataaGTTTATTTGTGAAATGAGATATGATAATAATGTTACTTGgcaggattttgaaattaatgtaACAGTAGTTGAAATTATGGCAGTGCTTTGTAGTGTATAATAATCTTATTGCCATTAGAGATGGAATTAATATATTATAGCTAATACGAtgctaataataatatttaagtacTAGTTATTCCTAAGAActgaattgtaaaattttacttTAGACTTATCAAGCAGTAACTGTTTCTAGTCTTTTCTTGTGGCAACCGCTAGtctttattcgaattttttgatgatttaattttaaatctatTGCTTCTATTTTATggattttgtcaaccattttgcATACAGATTATACATTTCAAAtggtatttgttatttttttattttttttcaaaattagtgCAAACACTTTATAATGTTCATTTAGTTATTGGAAAGAACAGAGCAATAAAAAGTTCAATAGTTCGTATGTAATTCAATTAAAAAGTCATGTCAAAAATGAAATACATCTTTGTTTAGATTTAATAGGCCGATTTATACACTTAAGGGTTACAAATAATTATCATCAATTCACAAGATAATTGTGTACAGTAATTTctgaattacttttttttcaatttgttaGCACAAGTACAATTATAAATGACTAAATTTTTGCTCTAATCTTTCCATATAATGTTCCAACTATATAGGTTCTTGTTGGCGCACAATGAAGTAGGGGGCTCGACCTTTAATTCAGTGCAATAATGTTTCTTCAGGTATCTAGTAGAAGACATGTATGTACAAGGACTTTCGGGAGACAGATTTGTTTTATACACGCTGGAATGAATCATAAAAAGAATGTATGATCACTACTGAACTAAATTACTGGTAGAACCCACTTATCAAGAATTACAgctataattaatttaataagtCTATATTTGATTTATTTAGGCTTGGGTGACTCTAAACTGGCCCCCTATTTTGTATTTTGATTACTTCCTGAATAAATTGCAATATATTTTAATGCTAGTCAATAATTTTTCCAACTCAAAAAGtcaaagaaaaaatagagataACTCTTTATTGTTTGTAACGCGCAATTAAAGAGTCTAGTTCAAGATACTGTGGAAAATCTGTAAGATAATAACAATAGATGCAAATGCATGTATTGATGATGTAAATGATTCGAATGAAAACGAACGAGCTAATGCAATTATTCAGGACACTTTCATCAGTAGCAGTCATGTATTATCATGCAGTAAAATCGAAACTCATAAGTGCATATAATTACTAAACGAAAGACTTTTTTGCTGCGAAAAATGGAACGTGAAATTCTTGTGTTCAATGAAATTCACACGACATTCATTCACGAAAGTCTATTCCttacattttcaacaatttaattataagttcaaATATAACGGTCTAACGAAAAACTATGAAACTAAATACTATCTCTATGCAATTGTAATATAGCGAATTGTTCAGAATACGATAACGCTTTTCAAGTAAAGAATTGGGCGGATCGACTACTTCTAAGGCCTCGCtcatgaattatttaaaattaatttagtcCCACATATTCACACTACAGACTAAGTTGGATAGCATGATTAAACAAGAGATGAATCATTTTCATCCGACTGAAAGAATTTTGTCGTCGGAGGAGAAACAAAAAGGGGATACGAACATCAATCGATAACAGTATTTTTCAATTCCGACGATGTTTCGCATGCAATTCCTGAATTAATTTCATCTATCAGTCTAACAAACCGATAAAGGGTACGCTTTCGTGTGGATACAGCAAACACACGATTACCATGCGATATAAGATTTTTTTGGGAATAATAATCATGATAATCATGGAGTGATATCGCGAATAATGAATCGCTGTGAATTTGTATGTTTGCTGATGGCGAATCCCTACATTCTGTTCAGAAATGACTcggtcgattaaaatttcatccGCCTGTAACATTTTCTCTTCAAAATGGGCGCGATAGTTACGAGATTATGTGTATCTTCGTAGTAAGTGGTCATTCTACACCGAGAGTCCTTTGAGCGAGTCTCTCCCCTCCATGATCACGAGCATTATTAAAGTGGCAGTATGCGATCCAATTCAGTAAAATTCTGTAGACCAGCGATTTCTCAACTTTTATCTTTGTCCTATTGATGAAATTGTCGGACTTCCTTCATACGTCTCGTCCTACGTCTACTAGTAGACTTGTTAGTAAGGCCTAGACTTAACATACCCTGCCTTAGACGCAGGAACATACGGTGGTTGGTCGAAGAATAAATATGTAAGAATCGATGGCGGACAATTCTCAGGAATAATATGAAATGGAAAGCCTCTATTAGTGAGTGCACGAGGTGTCGTCACACCAATATGCGTGCAATTACCCTACTTTCCAAATGGAACTAAAAGGCATACATCAATACAAAATTTACACAACATGTcaacggatgaacgaacaatCGAAATAAAGTTGAGATATACGGCAGTGCATGATATATAATCACTATTACAATTAAGAGAGACTCACCCAGGCTGACGGTTAATGTAGAGTTAAAATGCCaacaagaaaatattttagtaTTCATTCAAGTTCGCTACTCGTTAAGACATTTCTACTAAAGTTTATAGCACTCTTTTTCTTTAATCAACATATCCTATTATATTATCAATGTACGCAACAACATGAATAGACAAAGagattcttcgttcttcgtaaaTCTCTCTCTCATTACACGACCCCCGAAGATTGCCtatgttttaaacattttttttttgtttttggctTTTGTTAAATTGTCGCATTCCTCTACAAATTGACCTATAAATCTGATATTGCTTAAATCAATCAAAGCCCCTCAGAGGCAACGATCCTCGAAGCTCTGTTGCTTTCAAGAACTCTTAAAGCGGCGCGTCGATCTATCAAGGAGGATGTAAATCGCGATGATGAGCCCTGGCATTTAAAATAGCTTTCAATTCAGATTCTAATTGTTTTTTAGTTCGTTCGCTTACCGATCGGCCTCCCACCACCGGTTGGGCGGTTAATCTTGGCGAAGGTAAATCAGCCATCAGTTTGCCACTGTCTCTGTTTTCGTGGCTTCTAGCGCGTCGTATAGGCTTCTTCATTGGCAACGcgtcatttttaattttctcgtgCGATGGTCGCTCTAAAGACAACGTCATTTCTTGGTTCAAGGTATACGTTGAACCGCCTCCAACAGCTTCGGAGGATCTGCTGAGGTCGACAGTTCCGGAACCCCATTCGCGAGACAACTTTCGTCCGATGGCAGACGTTAGTTCATTATTTGGGGACAACAAGGGACTCTTGGACATTTGATGGCTAGACAAATGCGGTGGTCTTAAAGTACTGAATACCGGGAAAGATTGTCCTCGTTTCGCTGGACTGCGAGAGTATCTCGGTGTTGGCACACCACCTCCACTAATTTCGCCCTTTACCACCGGTGTAGTAGTTCCGGTCGAGTCGCTCCTGGTAGGAGCTAATGGTCGTAACGTCGCGCTACCACCAAAGTGCGAGCCAAGACGCGGAGGTGGTGAGCTACCGTCACCGTGACTCAATCGTCGTCCAACGGTCTCCAATGGACTTCTTGCCCTGAGATTAGTACTACTTAGAGTAAATTCTCTCGGTTTCATTGGGGTTTCCAAATTTATGGGAGATAATCCAAGCCTAGAGCCTGACAGATTGGTTGAACTCCTACTTTTCTCGGATCTCTTCGGACTTCGGGGCATCAAAGGACTTTTGCTTCTACTTCTTTCTCGTCCTTTGATTACTTTTTCATCTTTTTTAAGCGTCGATGCTTTCTCTTGATCTTCCGATACTGTCTGTGTCTTTTCTTCTTGCTGTACTCTGTGGGATCGAAATGGTTAAGTTGTTACTTAACTTGCTCGATTGAAATTATAAGAAAAATTTCCGCGAGTCTTGAGTTACCTTCGAATTTCTTGAATCATCTCGAAAAATTGAGCTTTACTTTTGCGCCTTTGACGCTGTTCGTGTTCCTTCTAGAACATGGTCACCTTGTAGATATATGAAGAGTAGGTTACAGGTTTCAGAAAGAAAAAATCACTTACTCGTTTTACGCTTTTTTGGAACAGAGAAGCAATTTGTCCTTGTCGTACCGTGTAAACTAATTCCCTCGCAGCGTGATGCGGCGACACCAATTCCACGCAATTGATGAATCTGTACAGCTTTTGCGAGAAGAACATGACGTTACGGCTGCGCCATATTGAGTCTTCCGGCCTGTGTCTCAATCTGGGCAAGGAGTATTTGTAAAACAGGTGTTCTCCAGCTAGTATAATGGTACCGAGCACAACACCCATTCCAAGTAAACAAAATACACCGGCCACAGATGCCACACCTAAAGGCCTGGGTTGTCCTCCTTGCTCGTGTTCAAGACCCGTATCCATATCTTCTCTTCCTCGTATACATGGTAAACCACCATACCTACAAAGTTCACAACTTCCTTTTCATTCTGAACTGATGAAAATTCGAATTCTTTGCACTCAGAAGTTAGATATTCCTACTTGAACTGTAACTTAAACGTAAGCTAAGTGCAAAGAGTCAAAGAATGTGAACAGAATACGTGGTTTACCATTTCTCTTGTAAGATATCGAGTAATCCGGTACTCGTGTAATTCGCTATTACTTTGGATATACTTTCTTTCAGGGGATGCCCTTTTGTAAGTGCAACAGCGTACATGTCTTCGTTTATAGTGTCTCCGATTTTTTGCAAGCGGCAGCCGTCATCTATTGCTCGATAGTAATCCAAAATAGGCGTGTCTGCTATAAGAATATCtaaactaccatttcttagtcttTCTACACCTTCTGCGACATTTGCTAACGAATACCGAGCCATGTGTGACCACAATTGTGGACTTGCTTTTTGTACATAGTAGTCCGCTGCAGATGCTCTCGGTGCACCGACTTTTTGCAACAGTAACTGTAAAATCATTTATTGTTAACACGACAATTCGTGTAAATGCACAATGAAAGCTGAAGATTCAATTATAAATACTCACGCTTTTATCGTCATAATTGCTTACTGCCGAATGAAAAAAAAGGCCCGCAATTAGGGCAGCTATATTGGCTGTATAAGAAGCCACGAAAATAACAGAGAAACCTCCCCAAATGTTGATTAGAAATTTGTTAGGCCAAGATTTCGGGGCTTTGAAGGCAACCAGATGCCCGCATAGAAGACCCCACATTACCCATAAAGCAGAGgcaattgaaaaattcttgcTTCGTTGTCTGCCCCAGGGGTTCAAACCAAAGGGGCTGAACCATTCATATAACGCTACTGCTATGGCAGTAAAGTTTAGGAATGTGAAAACAGCGATCCACAGTTCCGTACTAAATGGAAAGAGAAACGCAAATAGTGATATCTCGGATTTCAACTTTGGCGCCGTGAGAAAGCTTACTCCACTGAAGAAATAAGGTGTTGTGAAGTCAACTACTGCGGCTCTATGAGCAGACACGCTCAAAGGCGCGAACGCTAGTTGCGCTCGACCAGAAACCAATTCTCCCATAATGCCATTCCACGGACCACTTCTACCATTTCTCTTCCCGAACAGACCGTCTTCCACCAAGTATAAGTCATACCGAAATCCTAATTCGCGGGATACCAGGGACATTAAGTCCATGCTTAGACCGTAACAACACATCACGGTATTTCCTTGGCGACAAAATATTCCTCTTAGACATAAACCTTCTTGCAAGTTCGTTACCGTAGTAAACGGTGATGCAAGCGCCGTCACGACACGGTACATGGGCATACCAATCTTTTCACCACCTTGTTCGAGATAGGCGGGCACAATTCCACCTCCGGGCCAAATGATGGTATCGAGGTGAACCTCTTTTCCACCTTTAATTGTGCCTACTTTGGTCCATCTAATAAGGAAATTTAAATGTAAACCAAAATATATTCATTGTATTCttaaattcaataataataatgcttGAACAAACCTCAATTGAGTTTTATTTCCAGGAAATCGTATTGCTTGTAAGttcaataattgaaatttagcTTTGTCTTTGGAAATTTGACTAGCTGAGTCTCTCAGTTTCTGCGTCAAGGTCTTAGAAACATTACTTCTTATTTCGCTTATTAAAAATTTAGCTTTTCTTTCTGCAAAGCATTCTggtataaaattttgttcgagcCGCATTTCTCCAAATTGATTTAACTTGGGTTTTACTTCTAAAAATGTTTCATCCAAAGCCTGGGAAGTTTCTCTTATCATCCTGGATAATATTGTATCACTACCCATTAATTTTATGCCAGAAGGTCTTAATGCAAGCATACCAACTGGCATAAAATCTTTTGAATTTAATTCTTTGTCCATTATTCCAATTTCTTCATCATCATCAAAATGAAAACTTTTGTCTTCCTGTTTAGGTACAGTCTTTTCATTTTGCCATCTGTATTCTTGTAGTCGATGTATATCATTAGCTAAACTTGGCAAAGCATGTAATGTTAACTGGCTTTCAGCTATAAGATTCATGTTTCGGTTTAAGTTCTCCATTGGTGCAGGATTTTCATTCGTTGCAATCGATGCTCTCAAGTTGTGTATAATGTGTGAACTGATTATATTTGGCTCATTAGGTCTTAATTCTGCCTTGAGGTCTAACCAAAGCCATAGAAATCTTCCAGCAAGCATTTCAAATTTGCTAGCAGCAGAAAGTATCCTTCGGGCATTGTTTAAATCACAAGCCATCACCATAACTCCCCCACTTCCTCCTTCTTCCGCTACTCGTCTCAGTCTCATTCTTAAAGTTTTGTCATTTGTTGGAAGGTATATGATGGTTCTGGGTATTAAAGTTGGTTGGTTAGATTGTAAAAGATGAGTAACTGGAAGTAAAGTGGTATCAATGAGAAGAGTAAATGCATGCCAGTTTGCTCTATGCATTAAAGCAGCTGCAGCTGCTCCTACTTCTTTTGTACTTGAACCTATACGACTTTCAAATTGTCCAAGATTTCCCTGTAAAGTATAATCTTTGATTAGTTGTATGCAGATTACTTTAGCAAAAAGGTAAACTTTAACAGACCTGCCGAAGAAAATCTTCATGTGTAAATGGTAGCCATAGTGCTGGAAGATTTAAGGCAGCTGCAGCTGTTGCAAGAAATCTGGCTGCTGATCCTCCCCCAATAATCAAGCTCAATACTGTCTTTTCACCTTTAATTTCAGTACAGAATTTGTTCAGTAACGTTAAAGGATATGACAATGAATCTGATTTTGGCGGTGCTTCTATATAGGATACATTCATATCTGCATGAGATGACTCTAGTCTTGCTTTCTCCCACACTTTTTGAATGTCTGTTTTAATAGAGCTTTGCGATTGTGTCAAGCATACCAAGATGCGCCATGGAGCAGCAAATAATCGAAGTCGTCCTTTGAGAGCTCTCACAGACCTGCTAGTATTTGTAGTACACGAGGCTATTGAGCAAAATGAAACTCCCAGTAAAAACagaaatacaattttccaaGAGAAACCAAACATCTTCAAATTTTCTATACTTCTCCTCTTCTTTATTCACTTAGCTTTCTTGATTTACATTATCCATGTAAGGTACTAATCTATAATTATGACAACCAGAgtgcataaataatattctgTTAAGGCTGaatgaatataatat
This window of the Ptiloglossa arizonensis isolate GNS036 chromosome 5, iyPtiAriz1_principal, whole genome shotgun sequence genome carries:
- the LOC143147623 gene encoding uncharacterized protein LOC143147623 isoform X1 encodes the protein MFGFSWKIVFLFLLGVSFCSIASCTTNTSRSVRALKGRLRLFAAPWRILVCLTQSQSSIKTDIQKVWEKARLESSHADMNVSYIEAPPKSDSLSYPLTLLNKFCTEIKGEKTVLSLIIGGGSAARFLATAAAALNLPALWLPFTHEDFLRQGNLGQFESRIGSSTKEVGAAAAALMHRANWHAFTLLIDTTLLPVTHLLQSNQPTLIPRTIIYLPTNDKTLRMRLRRVAEEGGSGGVMVMACDLNNARRILSAASKFEMLAGRFLWLWLDLKAELRPNEPNIISSHIIHNLRASIATNENPAPMENLNRNMNLIAESQLTLHALPSLANDIHRLQEYRWQNEKTVPKQEDKSFHFDDDEEIGIMDKELNSKDFMPVGMLALRPSGIKLMGSDTILSRMIRETSQALDETFLEVKPKLNQFGEMRLEQNFIPECFAERKAKFLISEIRSNVSKTLTQKLRDSASQISKDKAKFQLLNLQAIRFPGNKTQLRWTKVGTIKGGKEVHLDTIIWPGGGIVPAYLEQGGEKIGMPMYRVVTALASPFTTVTNLQEGLCLRGIFCRQGNTVMCCYGLSMDLMSLVSRELGFRYDLYLVEDGLFGKRNGRSGPWNGIMGELVSGRAQLAFAPLSVSAHRAAVVDFTTPYFFSGVSFLTAPKLKSEISLFAFLFPFSTELWIAVFTFLNFTAIAVALYEWFSPFGLNPWGRQRSKNFSIASALWVMWGLLCGHLVAFKAPKSWPNKFLINIWGGFSVIFVASYTANIAALIAGLFFHSAVSNYDDKSLLLQKVGAPRASAADYYVQKASPQLWSHMARYSLANVAEGVERLRNGSLDILIADTPILDYYRAIDDGCRLQKIGDTINEDMYAVALTKGHPLKESISKVIANYTSTGLLDILQEKWYGGLPCIRGREDMDTGLEHEQGGQPRPLGVASVAGVFCLLGMGVVLGTIILAGEHLFYKYSLPRLRHRPEDSIWRSRNVMFFSQKLYRFINCVELVSPHHAARELVYTVRQGQIASLFQKSVKRKEHEQRQRRKSKAQFFEMIQEIRRVQQEEKTQTVSEDQEKASTLKKDEKVIKGRERSRSKSPLMPRSPKRSEKSRSSTNLSGSRLGLSPINLETPMKPREFTLSSTNLRARSPLETVGRRLSHGDGSSPPPRLGSHFGGSATLRPLAPTRSDSTGTTTPVVKGEISGGGVPTPRYSRSPAKRGQSFPVFSTLRPPHLSSHQMSKSPLLSPNNELTSAIGRKLSREWGSGTVDLSRSSEAVGGGSTYTLNQEMTLSLERPSHEKIKNDALPMKKPIRRARSHENRDSGKLMADLPSPRLTAQPVVGGRSGSSSRFTSSLIDRRAALRVLESNRASRIVASEGL
- the LOC143147623 gene encoding uncharacterized protein LOC143147623 isoform X2; this encodes MFGFSWKIVFLFLLGVSFCSIASCTTNTSRSVRALKGRLRLFAAPWRILVCLTQSQSSIKTDIQKVWEKARLESSHADMNVSYIEAPPKSDSLSYPLTLLNKFCTEIKGEKTVLSLIIGGGSAARFLATAAAALNLPALWLPFTHEDFLRQGNLGQFESRIGSSTKEVGAAAAALMHRANWHAFTLLIDTTLLPVTHLLQSNQPTLIPRTIIYLPTNDKTLRMRLRRVAEEGGSGGVMVMACDLNNARRILSAASKFEMLAGRFLWLWLDLKAELRPNEPNIISSHIIHNLRASIATNENPAPMENLNRNMNLIAESQLTLHALPSLANDIHRLQEYRWQNEKTVPKQEDKSFHFDDDEEIGIMDKELNSKDFMPVGMLALRPSGIKLMGSDTILSRMIRETSQALDETFLEVKPKLNQFGEMRLEQNFIPECFAERKAKFLISEIRSNVSKTLTQKLRDSASQISKDKAKFQLLNLQAIRFPGNKTQLRWTKVGTIKGGKEVHLDTIIWPGGGIVPAYLEQGGEKIGMPMYRVVTALASPFTTVTNLQEGLCLRGIFCRQGNTVMCCYGLSMDLMSLVSRELGFRYDLYLVEDGLFGKRNGRSGPWNGIMGELVSGRAQLAFAPLSVSAHRAAVVDFTTPYFFSGVSFLTAPKLKSEISLFAFLFPFSTELWIAVFTFLNFTAIAVALYEWFSPFGLNPWGRQRSKNFSIASALWVMWGLLCGHLVAFKAPKSWPNKFLINIWGGFSVIFVASYTANIAALIAGLFFHSAVSNYDDKSLLLQKVGAPRASAADYYVQKASPQLWSHMARYSLANVAEGVERLRNGSLDILIADTPILDYYRAIDDGCRLQKIGDTINEDMYAVALTKGHPLKESISKVIANYTSTGLLDILQEKWYGGLPCIRGREDMDTGLEHEQGGQPRPLGVASVAGVFCLLGMGVVLGTIILAGEHLFYKYSLPRLRHRPEDSIWRSRNVMFFSQKLYRFINCVELVSPHHAARELVYTVRQGQIASLFQKSVKREHEQRQRRKSKAQFFEMIQEIRRVQQEEKTQTVSEDQEKASTLKKDEKVIKGRERSRSKSPLMPRSPKRSEKSRSSTNLSGSRLGLSPINLETPMKPREFTLSSTNLRARSPLETVGRRLSHGDGSSPPPRLGSHFGGSATLRPLAPTRSDSTGTTTPVVKGEISGGGVPTPRYSRSPAKRGQSFPVFSTLRPPHLSSHQMSKSPLLSPNNELTSAIGRKLSREWGSGTVDLSRSSEAVGGGSTYTLNQEMTLSLERPSHEKIKNDALPMKKPIRRARSHENRDSGKLMADLPSPRLTAQPVVGGRSGSSSRFTSSLIDRRAALRVLESNRASRIVASEGL